The Weissella confusa DNA window TCCTTAATTTTGAAATCCTTCTTGTTCTCAGTAATATCCTGTGCACTTGGCAACTTCACATCATGGTTGTACTTAATCAAGCCGGCAGCTTCCAGCACATCCAACGCGCGCTTTTCGTTTGACGGATCATTTGGCACAACAATCGTACCGCCCTTAGGCAAATCGGCCAACTTCTTGTGATTGTCAGAATAGATGCGAATTGGTGTCACGTAGGTCTTACCAACGCTGACCAACTTGCCCTTGAAATTTTTGTTCTGAACGTCGAAGTAATTAATCGTTTGGAAGGCGTTCAAATCAATTGACTTGTCGACCAACGCTTGGTTTGGCTTGATGTAATCCGTAAACAACTTAAGCTTAATATCGATGCCATACTTCTTAGCAGCATCCTTCTTAACGTACTCCCACAATTGACGGTCAGAGTCACCCACCAATCCAACCGTTACCGTCTTGTCCTTTGAGGCCGCTGACACAGCATGTGGTTGACTAGCAAATACTGCCAAACCCGCCACTGCAACAACCGTTCCCAATACAACCTGCTTCTTTGAAAGTCCCATTTTCATATCCTCCATAAACCGTAGCTAAAAACAAAAAAGCCCATTCCTATACGTCGCCCCAAAATTAGGGCTCGATATAGAAACGGACTTACCGTGATACCATTCTACCTTCATCATGCCAGTCACCCGACATGAACTTACAACGTGCAGACAGGGAGCGAGATGATGCTGTGTCGATACGCGTGTCTGGTAACGGAGACCAATCCGTGTGGTATTTACAGACTTGCTGCTCATGCCACCCAATCACAGGCCATTTTCATCATCAATTCGCACGTACCGTCACACCGACCCGATACTCTCTAGGCTTTGAATCAATCATTACTTTCCTGATCACTTTGTTTTTAACTGTCGTTTTTTCTTTATGAGCATTATATTAGCGTTTTCTCATTTTAATGTCAACGCTTTTTTAGAATTAATTTTCGTTCACGGCCTTCAGTGCTGTCGCACCAACGAAATTAACCGGTTGCGTAAAGTTAGGTTGGAAGAAGAAATCGGCCATCGCTAGGTCATCAATTGTCATTTTGTTTTGAATGGCTAATGACACAACGTTGGCTGCCTGTGAAATATCATGCTCTGACATAAAGGCTGCTCCTAGCACGCGGCGCGTCGTTTTATCCCAGGTCAATGTTGATAAGACCTTGGTCGTTGAAAGCATAAAGTCAGGACGGTAATCTTCCTCATACACCGTTTCTTCAACATCAATCCCACGGGCTTCGGCACTCGCTTTATTCAAACCCGTACCTGCCATTGCAAAGCCGTAAAGTTCAACTGCTGACGTGCCTTGTGTGCCTTTGTACGCCAAGTGATGGCCATCAATATTACGCGCAACTAACATGCCTTGTCGAATGGCATTCGTTGCCAATGGAATGTAATCCACTGCCTCAGTTGGATTATAAAAGACCGTGGTAGCATCCCCAGCGGCGTAAACATCAGGCACGCTTGTTTCCATATATTTGTTGGTCTTAATCGCTCCGTTTGGTAACATCTCAACTTGTCCTTGGAACAAATCCGTATTTGGTAAGAACCCAATGCCAAGCACAGCGATATCTGCTTCGTAGGCCCCCTTGTCAGTCACGACACGAATACCACCGTCTGGCAAATCTTCAAAGGCTGCTACGCGCTGGCCTAATGCTAAGGTTACGTCGTGTGCAACAAATGCCGCCTCTAGACGATCGGTCATCACCGGACTAAAGTTTTTCGGCAAGACACGATCCAAACCATCAACCAGCGTGACTTCCTTACCCGTCACTGAAAATTGTTCTGCAATTTCAGCACCGATATATCCAGCAC harbors:
- a CDS encoding FAD-dependent oxidoreductase, which produces MKIAIIGSTHAGTFSATQIKKLHPDADITVYEQHTTVSFLSCGIALWLGNHVSDEQRMFYESPESMTEQGITMKMQHQVVEANLNVKQIRAKNLLTDEITTETFDKIVITTGSKPLVPNIPGIHSNRVYFAKSWEDANRIKNVADGLKRVVVIGAGYIGAEIAEQFSVTGKEVTLVDGLDRVLPKNFSPVMTDRLEAAFVAHDVTLALGQRVAAFEDLPDGGIRVVTDKGAYEADIAVLGIGFLPNTDLFQGQVEMLPNGAIKTNKYMETSVPDVYAAGDATTVFYNPTEAVDYIPLATNAIRQGMLVARNIDGHHLAYKGTQGTSAVELYGFAMAGTGLNKASAEARGIDVEETVYEEDYRPDFMLSTTKVLSTLTWDKTTRRVLGAAFMSEHDISQAANVVSLAIQNKMTIDDLAMADFFFQPNFTQPVNFVGATALKAVNEN
- a CDS encoding MetQ/NlpA family ABC transporter substrate-binding protein; the encoded protein is MGLSKKQVVLGTVVAVAGLAVFASQPHAVSAASKDKTVTVGLVGDSDRQLWEYVKKDAAKKYGIDIKLKLFTDYIKPNQALVDKSIDLNAFQTINYFDVQNKNFKGKLVSVGKTYVTPIRIYSDNHKKLADLPKGGTIVVPNDPSNEKRALDVLEAAGLIKYNHDVKLPSAQDITENKKDFKIKEVASDQAASALKSADAAVVNTNYALDAKLDIDKALYVEPVNKANKGYINIIAARKGTQNKKIYKQVVKAYQTESTKKHMKQLYGSAEIAAWNIKLK